DNA sequence from the Cohnella herbarum genome:
AGGCGCGTTATCCGAAAAATTTTACGACTGGTCCATCACTGCGCAAGAAGCGGACGGTTCCTGGCAGCAGCGTCATTACCACGACGGAAGCTTGGCCCCTCATTGGGGACTGCAGATCGACGAGGGTTCTTCGTTGATCTGGGGGATGTGGGAGTATTACCTTCATTCCGGGGAGCAAGAAGCTTTTCTCGAACGGATGTGGCCTGCGGTTGAGCGGGGAGCGGTCTTCTTGGTCCAGTATTTGGACCCGGAGACAGGGCTCCCGTTGCCGACGAGGGATTTGTGGGAGGAACGCGAAGCGGAGCATACCTACTCGGCAGCGGCCGTGTACGGGGGCTTAACGGCTGCGGCTTCCTTCGCTTCGCGCAAAGGGAAAGATCGCCTGGCGGAACTATGGCGGAGCGCGGCCGAACGAATCGCTTTGGCCATCGAGGAACGTTGCTGGAACGAATCCAAAGGCTCGTATTATCGCGGATTAAAGCTGACGGTTTCCAAGGAAGACTATGAAGCGGCAATCGCTAGAGGAGAGCGCGGCTTCGTTCAACAACGGGACAAAGGCTACATGAGGTACGTCCTTGAGTTCGATCCCATCGTGGATATCAGCTTGCTAGGCATAAGCGTACCGTTTAATGCCGTTCCCGTAGATAGTCCGAGAATGGCCCGAACGGCCGATACGATCGAGCAACTGTTGACTTCGCATCCCGTCGGCGGCATCAGGAGATATGAGGATGATTCGTATATCGGAGGCAATCCGTGGATTTTGACTACTTTGTGGTTAAGCCACTATCGAACGCTTCAAGGCCGATATGAAGAGGCAAGGCGTCATCTGGACTATGCGGTCAAGCATGTCACGTCGTCCGGCCTGCTCCCTGAGCAAGTGGATCAGGTAACGGGTGAGACGGCTTGGGTCGTACCTCTAACTTGGTCGCACGCGATGTTCGTGTTGGCTGTTCATATGTTGGCGGAGCGCGGGGAGCTGTAAAGGGAGTTTTTGGCGGAAATAACGGTTCTAGCTAGTTACCGCTATCTGGCTGCATAACCGGGTTTTACGACAAATAACGGTGCTAGGCACCGCTATTCCGCTCCATAACCGGGTTTTACGCCAAATAACGGTGCTAGGCACCGCTATTCCGCTCCATAACCGGGTTTTACGCCAAATAACGGTGCTAGGCACCGCTATTCCGCTCCATAACCGGGTTTTACGCCAAATAACGGTGCTAGGCACCGCTATTCCGCTCCATAACCGGGTTTTACGCCAAATAACGGTGCTAGGCACCGCTATTCCGCTCCATAACCGGGTTTTACGCCAAATAACGGTGCTAGGCACCGCTATTCCGCTCCATAACGGTAGCGTCAAGTAGTCTGTGTAGTAGGTTTTTCCATCGGGACGATGGATAGAAAAAATCAATTTGTTTAAGGTCGTGTGACTTGAGGCGCGTAGCTCAAGCGAAGGCGCGGGAGCTACAGCTTTAAGTCTTTTGTCTTGAATATTTCTCAGTGTACATCTTCTCAAATGCTGCTTTGGTGTCTGGGTCTACAAAGCCTCGAATTGCTCTTCCGCACCATTTCTCATTGTAGTCTAGGGATTGGAGGTAGATGATTTTCTCTGCTGCTTCAATGTTAGTTAGACTATTCATTGGCTTCAGGCGCTTGCGTAACTCTTTGTTCGTCCGTTCAATGGGGTTCGAAGTGTAAATCGCAGGTCGTGTGAGTGCTGGGAACTTGTAGAAGGTCAGTAACGTCGGGAGTTGTTCCTCCCACGACTTCACTTCCTTCGGATATTGCTTGCTCCATTTGGCTTTGAACCCATCGAAGACCGCCAAAGCTACATCGCCATCAAATGCCGTGTATACACCCTTCAAATCTTCGAGAAACTCGGTTTTATCGTTGACTCGAATTTTTGGAAAGGTACTTCTCACTTTATGGACGATACAGTGCTGCACATCGGCCTGAGGATACACTGCTCGAAAAGCTTCCTCAAGTCCAGGTAGCCCGTCAAAAACGCCAACTAGCACTTCGGTTGCTCCGCGGTTCTTTAAGTCAATTAAGACCTCTTTCCAAACGTTAGAACTCTCTTGGCCACCGACGTAAAATCCTAGAATTTGACGTATCCCTTTCTCGTCGATACCCATGACCAAGTAAACAGCCTCGCTACTGACTGTATTACGTTTGAGCTTAACATAGAGCCCGTCCAAATAGATAACGGAGTAGCGTTTCTCTAACGGGCGCTTCTGCCACTGTTCGATGTCTTCCATAACCGTCTGTGTAATGTTACTGATGGTGGTCGGAGAGTACTGAGTACCGAACATGCTCTCGATGAACTTGGCAACTTCGCGTGTGCTCATTCC
Encoded proteins:
- a CDS encoding IS256 family transposase; the encoded protein is MTTISENAYDNLLENAVKKLLQEKLELLMREEIKNYMLNEQQDQRNSRNGHYKRTFQTRYGTINELQVPRDRKGTFQTRLFQPYQRREGWLEEAIIHMYKGGMSTREVAKFIESMFGTQYSPTTISNITQTVMEDIEQWQKRPLEKRYSVIYLDGLYVKLKRNTVSSEAVYLVMGIDEKGIRQILGFYVGGQESSNVWKEVLIDLKNRGATEVLVGVFDGLPGLEEAFRAVYPQADVQHCIVHKVRSTFPKIRVNDKTEFLEDLKGVYTAFDGDVALAVFDGFKAKWSKQYPKEVKSWEEQLPTLLTFYKFPALTRPAIYTSNPIERTNKELRKRLKPMNSLTNIEAAEKIIYLQSLDYNEKWCGRAIRGFVDPDTKAAFEKMYTEKYSRQKT